The nucleotide window GGCCAGAAGGCGCCGCTGGCCACGGTGGTCAACGCCGCAGGCATGCTGCCGGCCAAGCTGGACTACTACCGCTTCAACGGCTCGCTCACCACGCCGCCGTGCAGCGAAGGCGTGCGCTGGCTGGTGCTGAAGGCGCCGCTGACGGCCTCCAAGGCCCAGATCAGCGCCTTCGAGCATGTCATGCACCACCCCAACAACCGGCCGCTGCAACCGGTGAACGCGCGGCCCGTGCTGCAGTAAGCGGCTGGGGCGGCGCCACGGCCGCCGCGCTGGCGCCTGCTGGTGACAGCGGCGCGGCCGTGAAATACCGCACAATCGCCAAAAACGGCTTTGCTAAGCTTGCTGGCAAAGCCGGTGTTGGCGTCGCATCACCCGTTGGTGAACATGGCGCCCTGGCTCATGAGTTGAGGAGAACACCATGTTGATCGGCGTGCCCGCGGAAACCGCGGCAGGTGAAACACGTGTCGCGGTAACGCCCGAGACGGCCAAGAAGCTCGTGGCGCAGGGCCACGCGGTGCGCGTTCAATCGGGCGCCGGGTTGGGCGCCAGCGCCACCGACGAGGCGTACCAGACGGCAGGCGCCGAGATCACCGACGCCGCCGGCGCCTTTGGCAGCGAGATGGTGCTGAAGGTGCGCAACCCCTCTGCCGCCGAAATTGCGCTGATGAAGCCCGGCACGGTGCTGGTCGGCATGCTGGAGCCGTTCAACGCCGACGGGCTGCAACGGCTGGCGGCGGCTAACCTGACCGGCTTTGCGCTGGAAGCCGCGCCGCGCACCACGCGCGCGCAGAGCATGGACGTGCTCTCAAGCCAAGCCAACATCGCCGGCTACAAGGCCGTCATCATGGCGGCCGACCGCTACCAGAAGTTCTTCCCCATGCTGATGACCGCCGCCGGCACCGTGAAGGCGGCGCGCGTGGTGATTCTGGGCGTGGGCGTGGCCGGGCTGCAGGCGATTGCCACCGCCAAGCGCCTGGGCGCGGTGATCGAGGCGTCGGACGTGCGGCCGAGCGTGAAGGAGCAGGTCGAGTCGCTGGGTGCCAAGTTCATCGACGTGCCGTACGAGACGGCCGAAGAAAAAGAAGCCGCCGAGGGCGTCGGCGGCTATGCCCGGCCGATGCCTCAAAGCTGGCTGGAGCGGCAGAAAGTGGA belongs to Ottowia testudinis and includes:
- a CDS encoding Re/Si-specific NAD(P)(+) transhydrogenase subunit alpha gives rise to the protein MLIGVPAETAAGETRVAVTPETAKKLVAQGHAVRVQSGAGLGASATDEAYQTAGAEITDAAGAFGSEMVLKVRNPSAAEIALMKPGTVLVGMLEPFNADGLQRLAAANLTGFALEAAPRTTRAQSMDVLSSQANIAGYKAVIMAADRYQKFFPMLMTAAGTVKAARVVILGVGVAGLQAIATAKRLGAVIEASDVRPSVKEQVESLGAKFIDVPYETAEEKEAAEGVGGYARPMPQSWLERQKVEVAKRVAQADVVISTALIPGRAAPVLITEDMVKSMKPGSVIIDMAAGKGAPNADGTVGGNCPLTEADKTVQKHGVTIVGETNLASMVGADASSLYARNVLDFLKLVLPPAAKGEPPAAFRIDLEDDIVAATLMAHQGAVTRK